CGAGCACTGCCAGGGCTTCTGGATGCCGTTGGCGCAAGTGGTTGACTTGCCGGGCGAGCAGTTTTGCATCATGCCGCGCCTGCAATGGTTGGCGCCGTTGAAGGTGCCGACTGGCGCTGGCATGGACCGCGAGGCATTGCAGGCAGAACTGGACTGCCAGATGGCGCAGGTATCCGCCCCGGTCATGGTGGCGGTGCTGCGGCAGGAAGGGGAGTGGCTGCTGGAGCAGCGGCGCGGCTTCATCGTGCCCGACGACTGGCGCGACCGCGCCGCGCAAAACCGCCGCGACGGCAAACTGCCTTAGTGCTTCGCTTCTCCAATTAAGGAGACCGAATCAAACTCGCGCTGATTCGCCTTGTGACGGCGAAGAATCATCAACATCGTCCCCGCCAGGAACATCCCGAAGATCATGATGATCACATTCAGGTTCATATGGCCGCGCAGCATCAGCGAGTAGGCTGCCAGCATGGTCAGGATCGACAGGTTTTCATTGAAATTCTGTACCGCGATCGAGTGACCTGCGCTCATCAGGACGTGGCCGCGGTGTTGCAACAGCGCGTTCATCGGCACCAGGAAGAAGCCGCCCAGCAAGCCGACCAGCACCAGCAGCGGATACGCCAGCGCCACCGATTTCACCAGCGTCATGCCCATCACGATCACGCCCATGGCAATCCCGACCGGGATCACCGTCAGCGAGCGGCGCAGCGTGATGCTGCGCGCCGACAGGATCGCACCGACCGCCACGCCGATCGCCACCACGCCCACCAGGCTGGTGGCTTGCTCATAGGACAGCTTGAGCGTGCGGTTGGCCCATTCGAGGACGATGAATTGCAGGGTCTGCGCGGCGCCCCAGAACAGGGTGGTCACGGCCAGCGAAATCTGGCCCAGCTTGTCTTTCCACAGCAGGCCGCAGCAGGTCGCGAATTCGCTGATCAGCTTGATCGGATTGCGTTGCTGGTGGCCATACACGCAGCCGGTGTCCGGGATGCGGGTGTTGAAGATGGCGGCCAGCGCATAAATCACCACCACCACGCACAGCGCGGCTTCGGTCGGGGTTTCGATGCCGGTGTCGATGAAT
This is a stretch of genomic DNA from Duganella zoogloeoides. It encodes these proteins:
- the lplT gene encoding lysophospholipid transporter LplT, which produces MNRGFYTIMSAQFFSSLADNALLFVAIDLLINMNSPGWITPLLKLSFTLFYVLLAAFVGAFADSMPKGKVMFVSNLIKVGGCMLMFAHVHPLVAYAVVGFGAAVYSPAKYGILTELLPAEKLVAANGWVEGLTVMSIIFGTVLGGALVGDRLSSVLLGFDLPFIDTGIETPTEAALCVVVVIYALAAIFNTRIPDTGCVYGHQQRNPIKLISEFATCCGLLWKDKLGQISLAVTTLFWGAAQTLQFIVLEWANRTLKLSYEQATSLVGVVAIGVAVGAILSARSITLRRSLTVIPVGIAMGVIVMGMTLVKSVALAYPLLVLVGLLGGFFLVPMNALLQHRGHVLMSAGHSIAVQNFNENLSILTMLAAYSLMLRGHMNLNVIIMIFGMFLAGTMLMILRRHKANQREFDSVSLIGEAKH